In a single window of the Melioribacteraceae bacterium genome:
- a CDS encoding DUF3341 domain-containing protein: MSEKILYSYTGIFDTPDEIIHAAEKISKEGFTKYDVNTPYPLHGMNKAMNLPPSKLGYLSLAVGLSGALAALLTMYWMSAVDYPIIVGGKPLFSFPAYVPVMFEVTVLSASIATVLGMLFIFFKLPNNSHPLQGTDYMKMVSSDKYGISIAADDPKFDESSIKNLLTELHAKHITAIYYDNEEINHKHNIFEPKFIGFLLIAALFTSGITYFTLNKLMFMLPFNWMMEQEKLNPQHSSEIFSDGFGMRKPVEGTIARGYLPYQFAGQPDLAGEKLINPLPFSEKVLTLGQRKYDTFCSPCHGYNGEGDSRLRGQFPNPPSLHSEKVRNWSDGRIYAVLMDGQNIMPSYTSQLDDEERWATIHYLRALQRALNAKESDLK; this comes from the coding sequence ATGAGTGAAAAGATATTATATAGTTACACTGGCATATTTGATACTCCGGATGAGATTATTCATGCGGCTGAAAAGATAAGTAAAGAAGGATTCACGAAGTACGACGTGAACACTCCTTATCCATTGCATGGAATGAATAAGGCAATGAACCTTCCACCCTCAAAGTTGGGGTATTTGTCTTTAGCTGTAGGATTATCGGGAGCCTTAGCCGCTTTACTTACAATGTATTGGATGTCAGCTGTAGATTACCCAATCATAGTAGGAGGAAAGCCCTTATTCTCGTTCCCGGCTTATGTACCGGTAATGTTCGAGGTAACTGTATTATCTGCTTCAATAGCTACGGTACTGGGAATGTTATTCATCTTTTTTAAATTGCCGAATAACAGTCATCCGCTTCAAGGAACCGATTATATGAAGATGGTTTCCTCGGATAAATACGGTATTAGTATTGCGGCTGATGATCCAAAATTTGATGAATCGTCTATCAAAAATTTATTAACCGAATTACATGCTAAACATATCACAGCAATATATTATGATAATGAAGAGATAAATCATAAACATAATATCTTTGAACCAAAGTTTATCGGCTTTCTATTAATTGCCGCTCTATTCACATCAGGCATAACATACTTCACACTTAATAAACTAATGTTTATGCTTCCATTTAATTGGATGATGGAACAGGAAAAACTAAATCCACAGCATTCTTCCGAAATATTTTCAGATGGATTTGGAATGAGAAAACCTGTAGAGGGAACTATTGCGAGAGGATATTTACCATATCAGTTTGCCGGTCAGCCAGATCTAGCGGGGGAAAAACTCATTAATCCTCTTCCATTTTCTGAAAAAGTACTTACACTCGGACAAAGAAAATATGATACATTCTGTAGCCCATGTCATGGTTATAATGGTGAAGGGGATAGCCGGTTGAGAGGGCAGTTTCCTAATCCTCCTAGTCTCCATTCTGAAAAGGTAAGAAATTGGAGCGATGGAAGAATCTATGCTGTTTTAATGGATGGCCAGAATATTATGCCTTCATATACTTCTCAGTTGGACGATGAAGAAAGATGGGCTACAATTCATTATTTAAGAGCACTACAAAGAGCTCTAAATGCTAAGGAGTCTGACTTAAAATGA
- the nrfD gene encoding polysulfide reductase NrfD — protein sequence MSNIDYSIEKSVIERKVQLRELDELIARPLENKPDKKFFIALLITLSLTGLFLIGLGLTFYYGIGVWGNNNPVGWAFDIVNFVFWVGIGHAGTLISAILFLFRQKWRTGIARFAEGMTIFAVMTAGLFPLIHVGRPWLAGYLFPYPNQHSVWVNFTSPLLWDVFAVSTYLTVSLIFWYVGLIPDFATLREKTDGKIKKVIYSVFSLGWRFSNRHWQHYEMVYLILAGFATPLVLSVHTIVSFDFAVSIIPGWHTTIFPPYFVAGAVFSGFAMVQNVLIFVRKIFNYEHIITLDTLEKMNKIILLTGSLVGYAYAMEFFIAWYSGVQAEQFAFLNRALGPYAWAYWIMVTCNVVFPQLFWSKRIRRNIPIMFVIAVLTNVGMWFERFVIIVTSLSRDYLPSSWAYYTPTLVDGMILIGSFGFFFTFILLFTKALPVVSIAEVKAVVDGAQPTHKDH from the coding sequence TTGAGTAATATTGATTATTCTATCGAAAAATCGGTAATAGAACGCAAAGTTCAGTTAAGGGAACTTGATGAGCTTATCGCAAGACCTTTAGAGAATAAGCCTGATAAAAAGTTTTTTATAGCATTACTGATTACACTTTCACTAACTGGACTTTTCCTAATTGGATTGGGTTTAACTTTCTATTATGGTATTGGTGTTTGGGGAAATAATAATCCTGTTGGGTGGGCATTCGACATCGTTAATTTTGTTTTCTGGGTAGGAATTGGACACGCCGGAACTCTTATTTCAGCTATTCTATTTTTATTTAGACAAAAATGGCGTACAGGTATTGCACGATTTGCCGAAGGAATGACAATCTTTGCCGTGATGACTGCAGGCTTATTTCCATTGATACATGTCGGGCGTCCTTGGTTAGCCGGTTATTTATTCCCTTATCCTAATCAACATTCGGTATGGGTTAATTTTACATCACCATTATTGTGGGATGTTTTTGCGGTATCAACATATTTAACTGTTTCATTAATATTTTGGTATGTAGGGTTGATACCCGATTTTGCCACCCTTCGCGAAAAGACCGATGGGAAAATCAAAAAAGTAATTTATTCGGTATTTTCTCTAGGTTGGCGATTTTCCAACCGTCATTGGCAGCATTACGAAATGGTATATTTAATATTAGCCGGATTTGCGACTCCGTTAGTTCTTTCGGTACACACAATAGTAAGTTTTGATTTCGCTGTATCAATTATCCCCGGATGGCACACTACAATATTTCCTCCATATTTTGTAGCCGGAGCGGTTTTCTCCGGATTTGCAATGGTTCAAAATGTACTAATATTTGTTCGAAAAATTTTCAATTACGAACATATTATAACTCTAGATACTTTAGAGAAGATGAACAAAATAATATTATTGACCGGTTCTTTAGTTGGATACGCCTATGCAATGGAATTTTTTATAGCATGGTATAGTGGCGTGCAAGCAGAACAATTTGCATTTCTCAACAGAGCGCTGGGTCCTTACGCATGGGCTTATTGGATAATGGTTACATGTAACGTAGTATTTCCACAGCTCTTCTGGTCAAAACGGATACGCAGAAATATCCCAATTATGTTTGTAATTGCAGTTCTTACAAATGTAGGCATGTGGTTCGAAAGATTTGTAATTATTGTTACTTCCTTGTCACGTGATTATCTCCCTTCAAGTTGGGCATACTACACACCAACACTAGTCGATGGAATGATATTAATTGGAAGTTTTGGATTTTTCTTCACATTTATTTTACTGTTTACAAAAGCCTTACCGGTAGTTTCTATTGCTGAGGTTAAGGCAGTTGTTGATGGCGCTCAACCTACGCATAAGGATCATTAA